A single window of Leptospiraceae bacterium DNA harbors:
- the hisA gene encoding 1-(5-phosphoribosyl)-5-[(5-phosphoribosylamino)methylideneamino]imidazole-4-carboxamide isomerase, with amino-acid sequence MIIIPAIDILDNEAVRLYKGDYSQKTVYSSKPWELAQGFNRSGAELIHLVDLNGARNADSINKDTIIRIRKEANVKIQLGGGIRDMEKLKYYESLGIDKFIVGTSAVMNPKFVDDALAFIGTDRVIISVDALHGLVRVSGWEVKTEIRYEDLLTRLSSQGITQIIFTDISYDGTLSGPNLESYKHILDDFDFQLIASGGIASLKDIIDLSSINSDRPLYGIITGKAIYEGKLDLKEAIDNTKK; translated from the coding sequence ATGATAATCATACCAGCAATAGATATTTTAGACAATGAAGCTGTCAGACTTTACAAAGGAGATTATTCTCAAAAAACAGTCTATAGCTCCAAGCCTTGGGAACTCGCACAAGGATTCAATAGAAGTGGTGCAGAACTGATTCATCTAGTTGATTTGAATGGAGCAAGAAATGCAGATTCGATCAACAAAGACACAATCATTCGAATTCGCAAAGAGGCTAACGTTAAAATCCAATTAGGCGGAGGAATCCGCGATATGGAAAAATTAAAATACTACGAGTCTCTTGGTATTGACAAGTTTATTGTTGGGACTTCAGCAGTGATGAATCCAAAATTTGTAGATGATGCACTTGCATTTATTGGAACAGATAGAGTCATTATTTCTGTAGATGCTTTACATGGACTAGTTCGCGTGAGTGGCTGGGAAGTTAAAACGGAAATTCGTTACGAAGACTTATTGACCAGATTGAGTTCGCAGGGGATTACACAGATTATCTTTACTGACATTTCTTATGACGGAACTTTAAGTGGACCTAATCTTGAATCTTATAAGCATATTCTGGATGATTTTGATTTCCAACTCATTGCGTCAGGCGGAATAGCATCTCTGAAAGATATAATAGATTTATCAAGTATTAATTCCGATCGTCCTCTGTATGGAATTATTACAGGGAAAGCTATTTATGAAGGAAAACTTGATTTAAAAGAAGCAATCGATAATACGAAAAAATAA
- the hisH gene encoding imidazole glycerol phosphate synthase subunit HisH codes for MIAVIDFGMGNIHSCLKAISLYTDNFKLTTDPKDLENASGIVLPGDGAFEKAMSNLEELGFIDSIHKAIEKKIPLFGICIGFQILFEDSEESTEKGKLIKGLGLIKGHVRKFKLRSYKVPHMGWNKLIVNARKKSTLLNEVQNGEYMYFIHSYRPVDADQSFVTANCNYAEEKFPVIVEKENIFGTQFHPEKSDKEGLKILRNFIRVANPN; via the coding sequence ATGATCGCCGTCATTGATTTTGGAATGGGAAATATTCATTCTTGCCTAAAGGCGATTAGCCTCTACACAGATAATTTTAAATTAACGACAGATCCAAAGGATTTGGAAAATGCAAGCGGCATTGTTTTGCCCGGAGATGGAGCATTTGAAAAGGCAATGTCTAATTTAGAGGAACTCGGATTCATTGATTCGATTCATAAAGCTATAGAAAAAAAAATTCCACTCTTTGGGATTTGTATTGGTTTCCAAATTTTATTTGAGGACTCCGAGGAGTCTACTGAAAAAGGAAAGCTAATAAAAGGTTTAGGCTTAATTAAAGGTCATGTAAGAAAATTCAAACTGAGAAGTTATAAAGTCCCGCATATGGGTTGGAACAAATTAATAGTAAACGCTAGAAAGAAATCCACTCTACTCAATGAAGTTCAAAATGGAGAGTATATGTATTTCATTCATTCCTATCGTCCTGTTGATGCGGATCAATCCTTTGTAACGGCAAATTGTAATTATGCGGAAGAAAAATTTCCAGTGATAGTAGAAAAAGAAAATATATTTGGAACTCAGTTCCATCCAGAAAAATCCGATAAAGAAGGTCTTAAGATATTAAGAAATTTTATTCGGGTAGCAAATCCAAATTAA
- the hisB gene encoding imidazoleglycerol-phosphate dehydratase HisB, whose translation MTSEARKTSETDIKLSLNLRGTGKYNFDTEIPFFDHMLSHISKHGQIDMDVWLRGDIGIDCHHSVEDTAILLGSTLHKQLGDKAGINRYGHFTIPMDEVLTTVAVDLGGRFYFKYTGPKLEGKFGIYDAELSLEFLQKFALNAKMNLHVVVHYGENRHHIHESIFKGLGRALRQAIAYDENAKGVIPSTKGVLE comes from the coding sequence ATGACATCTGAAGCTCGAAAAACCTCTGAAACAGATATTAAACTATCCCTAAACCTTCGCGGGACGGGAAAATACAATTTCGATACTGAAATTCCTTTTTTTGACCATATGCTCTCGCATATATCCAAACACGGACAAATCGATATGGACGTTTGGCTTCGTGGCGATATTGGCATTGATTGCCACCATAGCGTAGAAGACACCGCCATTTTACTTGGATCTACCTTACACAAGCAATTAGGGGACAAAGCTGGCATCAATCGCTATGGACATTTTACGATTCCAATGGATGAAGTTCTAACCACTGTGGCTGTCGATCTTGGCGGGCGATTTTATTTTAAATACACAGGTCCAAAGCTCGAAGGAAAATTTGGAATTTACGATGCTGAGCTTTCCCTTGAGTTCTTGCAAAAGTTTGCATTGAATGCAAAGATGAATTTGCATGTTGTCGTTCATTATGGTGAGAATCGTCATCATATTCACGAATCTATTTTTAAAGGTCTGGGCAGAGCACTGCGTCAAGCAATTGCTTATGACGAAAATGCTAAGGGTGTTATTCCTTCCACAAAAGGAGTCTTAGAATGA
- a CDS encoding PAS domain-containing sensor histidine kinase, whose amino-acid sequence MKKYFKRKIKTLLSIGIRESQTVFEARQVRTLNRISFFLGIINASLLVFNLIAQRSHAIFLNLSILLVICFPIFFLNYKFQNKAAQIYSFFASNTLILLYACYGIINNRIINYEILILGCGFFGAFLFSASWMLLSYIYNLSTYVFIAGMKIIYINAVFDSAFIGSLINCFATTSFLYLIIMVYKEDFKRAELALSKSEDRLNLVLKGSNHGWWDWDLVKDNIYYSPVWWNTLGYEYNELKPEVKLWWNLLHPDDLPHVNELYNRALITTTIITYEVEIHLKHKAGHYIPILSKGFISRDNEGKPFRISGSNIDLTEQKKGQEKLESLVKSITEKNKELSHQKSEIEIQSEKLAELNQIKDKLFSIIAHDIRSPITSLLLTLNSIKENMLTTEDLLDILPEITSNSKSILELIDNLFGWARSQLEGAKVYPTNFNLNQVISEEVKLFSSRAKDKKIKLNHDISDTLNAYADKDMIELVIRNLISNAIKFCSEGDNVYVTASPKNNSIEILVSDTGRGISPESIEKIFTSGVISSKGTSGEIGTGLGLLLCKEFTEKNNGNIAATSEPSKGSQFTFTIPSAIEKPV is encoded by the coding sequence ATGAAAAAATACTTTAAAAGAAAAATTAAGACATTACTCTCAATCGGAATCCGAGAAAGTCAGACAGTATTTGAAGCTAGACAAGTAAGAACTCTGAACCGAATTTCTTTTTTTCTTGGCATAATCAATGCATCCTTACTTGTATTTAACTTAATTGCGCAAAGGTCCCATGCAATTTTTCTAAATCTATCCATTTTATTAGTAATTTGCTTTCCTATTTTTTTTCTAAATTACAAATTCCAAAATAAGGCTGCGCAGATTTATTCTTTCTTTGCTTCTAATACTTTGATCTTGCTTTATGCTTGTTACGGAATCATTAACAATAGAATCATTAACTATGAAATTCTAATTCTTGGTTGTGGTTTTTTTGGAGCATTTCTTTTTAGTGCTTCGTGGATGCTCTTATCTTACATTTACAATCTTTCTACTTACGTTTTTATTGCGGGCATGAAAATAATATATATCAACGCTGTTTTTGATTCAGCCTTTATTGGAAGTTTGATAAATTGTTTTGCAACAACATCTTTCTTATATTTAATCATAATGGTCTACAAAGAAGATTTTAAAAGAGCAGAGCTAGCTTTATCCAAGTCAGAAGATCGATTAAACCTTGTATTGAAAGGCTCTAACCATGGTTGGTGGGATTGGGATTTAGTTAAGGATAATATATATTATTCTCCGGTTTGGTGGAACACTCTAGGATATGAATACAATGAATTAAAGCCTGAAGTAAAGTTATGGTGGAATTTATTGCATCCAGATGATCTACCTCATGTCAATGAACTATACAATCGCGCATTGATTACAACAACCATTATAACTTACGAAGTAGAAATTCACCTAAAACACAAAGCAGGTCACTACATTCCAATTCTTTCTAAAGGATTTATTTCAAGAGATAATGAAGGAAAACCATTTCGTATTTCTGGGAGTAATATTGATTTAACCGAACAAAAGAAAGGTCAGGAAAAACTTGAATCATTAGTCAAGAGCATCACGGAAAAGAATAAAGAGCTATCTCATCAAAAATCAGAAATTGAAATTCAATCTGAAAAACTAGCTGAACTAAATCAAATCAAAGATAAATTATTTTCCATTATTGCTCACGATATAAGGAGTCCGATAACGTCTCTTCTATTAACACTTAACTCCATAAAAGAAAATATGCTAACAACTGAGGATTTACTTGATATACTTCCCGAAATAACATCTAATTCAAAGAGCATTTTGGAATTAATTGACAATCTATTTGGTTGGGCAAGGAGCCAATTGGAAGGCGCAAAAGTTTATCCTACAAACTTTAATTTAAATCAAGTCATTTCTGAAGAGGTCAAATTATTTTCATCGCGTGCAAAAGATAAAAAAATAAAATTAAACCACGATATAAGCGATACACTCAATGCTTATGCAGATAAAGACATGATTGAACTTGTGATTAGAAACTTAATTTCAAATGCAATCAAATTCTGTAGTGAAGGAGATAATGTATATGTCACTGCATCTCCAAAAAATAATTCAATCGAAATATTAGTTTCTGATACCGGCAGAGGAATCTCACCAGAAAGTATTGAAAAAATATTTACGAGTGGTGTAATCTCTTCGAAAGGAACGTCAGGCGAAATCGGAACCGGTCTTGGATTATTACTTTGTAAAGAATTCACTGAAAAGAACAATGGAAATATTGCAGCAACAAGCGAACCAAGCAAAGGTAGTCAATTCACCTTTACCATTCCTTCAGCAATAGAAAAACCTGTGTAA
- a CDS encoding OmpA family protein gives MKVKFFLFLSIMLIILTNNCSTTPEPVQAKPDPMAELNAELKPARLSGYEIGSNAPSKAKLAEWDKNFLPIVKGVYDKMPEGYKLQVRGNADASGSNQENMEVGEKRAKYVYDYLLKKGFKANKLIAVSKGEESLMESEKDPLDVDHRRVNFRVVKE, from the coding sequence ATGAAAGTAAAATTTTTTTTATTCTTAAGTATAATGCTTATTATCCTCACAAACAATTGTAGCACCACTCCTGAACCAGTGCAAGCTAAGCCTGATCCAATGGCTGAACTAAATGCAGAATTAAAACCCGCAAGATTATCAGGGTATGAAATAGGAAGTAACGCTCCATCAAAAGCAAAACTTGCTGAATGGGACAAAAATTTTTTACCAATAGTCAAAGGTGTTTACGATAAAATGCCCGAAGGTTACAAATTACAAGTGCGTGGAAACGCAGATGCTTCTGGTTCTAATCAGGAAAATATGGAAGTTGGTGAAAAAAGAGCCAAGTATGTCTATGACTATCTATTAAAAAAAGGATTTAAAGCTAACAAGTTGATAGCTGTTTCTAAGGGAGAAGAAAGTCTAATGGAAAGCGAGAAAGATCCTTTAGATGTAGATCATAGAAGAGTCAATTTTAGAGTCGTTAAAGAGTAA
- a CDS encoding glucan biosynthesis protein gives MGVVNIIMGFFAAILIATGIKKEEPLNPEDRKPKVEILEQHKIVDRNFDYEELRKKAKELLAKPFKEPKKSINKSLAELNYDKYKNIKFLPEKSIWRGEGNPFQLQFLHPGYIYDYNVLINEVRKNKAFPIFYNTDYFDFSALQLKEKASTELGFSGFKIHYPINTEEHTDEFVVFQGASYFRAVSQNQFYGLSARGLATNTGMPYPEDFPIFKEFWIRKPSSGDDSIKVYALMDGKSAVGAYEFEFFPGKQTETIVKAEIILRKEVDRLGLAPLTSMYWYGENSEANHPSTYPEVHDSDGLLVLNANDEWIWRPLENPKKPTINSFISENVRGFGLLQRDREFSSYEDSEMKYHLRPGAWIEPNGNWGKGSVQLYRMPTKEDSVDNIGAFWVPEEMPKVGEPFSFSYKIFWVNQNPNDKTIADVVATRIKAVPKENDAYIYQIDFKGGKLKGIENSSELEAVVTATDSAQISEITIQKIPETEKWRCSFKLNSKANGKSIELKAFLKKGDSVITESWTYTLELQ, from the coding sequence ATGGGAGTAGTAAATATAATCATGGGCTTTTTTGCTGCAATACTTATTGCAACCGGAATAAAAAAAGAAGAACCCCTCAATCCCGAAGATAGAAAACCGAAAGTTGAAATTCTAGAACAGCATAAAATTGTAGATAGAAATTTTGATTATGAAGAACTCAGAAAAAAAGCAAAAGAGTTACTGGCAAAGCCATTTAAAGAACCCAAAAAATCAATCAATAAAAGTTTAGCCGAACTCAATTATGATAAATATAAAAATATAAAGTTTCTTCCTGAAAAATCTATTTGGAGAGGAGAAGGAAATCCTTTTCAATTACAATTTCTTCACCCGGGCTATATCTATGATTACAATGTTCTTATCAATGAAGTTAGAAAGAACAAGGCATTTCCTATTTTTTATAACACTGATTATTTTGATTTCTCTGCCTTGCAACTAAAAGAGAAAGCATCAACAGAACTTGGTTTTTCTGGCTTTAAAATTCATTATCCAATCAATACCGAAGAGCATACAGATGAATTCGTAGTTTTCCAAGGTGCAAGTTATTTCAGAGCAGTTTCCCAAAATCAATTTTATGGTCTTTCCGCAAGAGGACTTGCGACTAATACCGGTATGCCATATCCAGAAGATTTTCCTATCTTTAAAGAATTTTGGATACGTAAACCATCGTCAGGAGATGATTCCATAAAAGTTTATGCACTAATGGACGGCAAATCGGCAGTTGGCGCGTATGAGTTTGAATTTTTTCCCGGTAAGCAAACGGAAACGATTGTAAAGGCTGAAATTATTCTAAGAAAGGAGGTAGATCGCCTTGGTCTCGCGCCATTGACTAGCATGTATTGGTATGGAGAAAATTCAGAAGCAAATCATCCTTCTACCTATCCTGAAGTGCATGACTCTGACGGATTACTCGTATTAAACGCAAATGATGAATGGATTTGGAGACCATTGGAAAATCCAAAGAAACCAACTATAAATAGTTTTATTTCAGAAAATGTAAGAGGATTTGGTCTTCTTCAAAGAGATCGAGAGTTTTCCAGTTATGAAGATTCTGAAATGAAATATCACCTTCGCCCCGGTGCGTGGATTGAGCCAAACGGGAATTGGGGAAAAGGAAGCGTTCAACTCTACAGAATGCCAACCAAAGAAGATTCGGTTGATAACATCGGAGCATTTTGGGTTCCAGAAGAAATGCCTAAAGTTGGTGAGCCTTTTTCTTTTTCGTATAAAATTTTCTGGGTAAATCAAAATCCAAATGATAAAACAATCGCTGATGTAGTTGCGACTAGAATTAAAGCTGTTCCCAAAGAAAACGATGCATACATTTACCAAATTGATTTTAAAGGCGGTAAATTAAAAGGAATAGAAAACTCTTCCGAGCTAGAAGCCGTTGTAACAGCAACGGATTCTGCCCAAATATCCGAAATAACAATTCAAAAAATTCCGGAAACAGAGAAATGGAGATGCAGCTTTAAACTAAATTCTAAGGCTAATGGCAAATCAATCGAATTAAAAGCATTTTTAAAAAAAGGAGATTCAGTGATTACTGAATCCTGGACTTATACACTTGAACTTCAATAG
- the mdoH gene encoding glucans biosynthesis glucosyltransferase MdoH — protein sequence MNKTPGSKIYTARIVAFLAVMNLISGYGTILLWDYFSIREMSFLKWSVYFIFLILFTNLSYGTTVSIFGFWKLITGGDSYRITKNILSNNKLSLENIPVAVVMPIYGEEVDSVFSRIETMYNSISLEKEKSSFDFYVLSDTQSIEKWVKEETAFFELVKRLDAFGKIFYRKRKMNLNKKSGNIADFCRRWGKKYKYLIILDADSLLTGKCIVQLAQLMEENPSTGIIQTSPQIIMAKTFFQKIMQFSNSVHSLIFSVGANFWQLNSSPFWGHNAIIRLKPFMDNCGLPALPKLGAVGGRILSHDTIEAALIRKAGYSVWFAYDLDGSYEESPPGVIDSLKRDQRWCQGNLQHFWFLFAKELKITSRIHILLGIFSYVSSFLWFIFILCMVLVYFQDLQFYRLALGPEKWKDFWGHTYFEKALKLQIFSLGILFLPRILTLIYTLVKADYKKNSQNIFSFLLSYFLEFTFSVIHAPILMYMHSKFILLTLIGFKIEWKSQNRYLDSSSAFRESFSTFYVLSLLGILTGVFFYFQISGLFYWMMPIWGSWTLSPFATYLVSCKDKQEKIFLQETRFKTNTDVISLERKTLSSQGLMANRRNFNVDPLFLISVDPYYNALHCYLQKTSLHLPEKKMKYGNDLMEKLLLNGPDSLNAKELRIILYSSFFMKALYSKFWELPETKLHLWWNENFIKYKLGLLT from the coding sequence ATGAATAAAACACCTGGATCCAAAATTTATACAGCAAGAATCGTTGCATTTTTAGCAGTTATGAATTTAATTTCTGGGTATGGAACAATTCTTTTATGGGATTATTTTTCAATTAGAGAAATGTCTTTTTTAAAATGGAGTGTTTATTTTATCTTCTTAATTTTATTTACGAACCTTTCCTATGGCACGACAGTCTCTATTTTTGGATTCTGGAAACTAATCACTGGCGGCGATTCCTACCGAATAACAAAGAATATCCTCTCAAACAATAAATTATCATTAGAAAATATTCCAGTTGCAGTCGTAATGCCAATCTATGGAGAAGAAGTAGATTCTGTATTCTCTAGAATTGAAACTATGTATAATTCCATTTCCCTAGAAAAAGAAAAATCTAGTTTTGATTTTTATGTTTTAAGTGATACGCAAAGTATTGAGAAGTGGGTCAAAGAGGAAACTGCATTTTTTGAACTAGTAAAAAGATTAGATGCATTTGGAAAAATTTTCTACCGAAAAAGAAAAATGAATCTGAATAAGAAAAGTGGAAATATTGCGGATTTTTGTAGAAGATGGGGAAAAAAATATAAGTATCTGATTATACTTGATGCAGATAGTCTTCTGACAGGAAAGTGCATTGTTCAACTTGCACAACTAATGGAGGAAAATCCGAGCACGGGGATTATACAAACCTCTCCCCAAATAATTATGGCAAAAACTTTTTTTCAAAAAATTATGCAGTTCTCAAATTCTGTGCATAGTTTAATTTTTTCTGTTGGTGCAAATTTTTGGCAATTGAATAGCTCCCCTTTTTGGGGGCATAATGCTATTATTCGCTTGAAGCCATTTATGGATAATTGTGGACTCCCTGCATTACCTAAACTCGGTGCTGTCGGTGGTAGAATTTTAAGTCATGATACAATCGAAGCTGCTCTCATTCGAAAAGCAGGTTACTCAGTTTGGTTTGCGTATGACTTGGATGGGAGTTATGAAGAGTCTCCACCCGGTGTAATAGACTCGCTAAAAAGAGATCAGAGATGGTGTCAGGGAAACTTGCAGCATTTTTGGTTTCTATTTGCTAAAGAATTAAAAATTACGAGTAGAATTCATATCCTGCTTGGTATTTTTTCTTACGTATCCTCTTTCTTGTGGTTTATTTTTATATTATGTATGGTGTTAGTTTACTTCCAAGATTTACAATTTTATCGACTTGCTCTCGGACCTGAAAAATGGAAAGATTTTTGGGGACATACCTATTTCGAAAAAGCTTTGAAGCTTCAGATTTTTTCCTTAGGAATTCTTTTCCTACCTCGAATCTTGACTTTAATTTATACTTTGGTAAAAGCGGATTACAAGAAGAATTCGCAGAATATTTTTTCCTTTCTGTTGAGTTACTTTTTAGAATTCACTTTTAGTGTCATTCATGCACCTATTCTAATGTATATGCATAGTAAATTTATCCTACTCACTCTTATCGGTTTTAAAATCGAGTGGAAGTCACAAAACAGATACTTAGATAGCTCGTCAGCATTTAGAGAAAGTTTTAGCACTTTCTATGTATTGAGTTTACTCGGAATTCTAACAGGTGTATTTTTTTACTTCCAAATAAGTGGACTTTTTTATTGGATGATGCCCATCTGGGGAAGCTGGACATTATCCCCTTTTGCTACTTATTTGGTATCATGTAAGGATAAACAAGAAAAAATTTTTCTACAAGAAACTAGATTTAAAACAAATACAGACGTAATTTCTCTTGAAAGAAAAACTTTATCTTCACAGGGGCTAATGGCTAACAGGAGAAATTTCAACGTTGACCCTCTATTCTTAATTTCTGTCGATCCTTATTATAACGCACTTCATTGTTATTTACAAAAGACTTCTTTGCATTTGCCTGAAAAAAAAATGAAATACGGCAATGACTTAATGGAAAAACTTTTACTAAATGGACCCGATAGTTTAAATGCAAAAGAGCTTCGAATCATTCTATATAGCTCTTTCTTTATGAAAGCACTCTATTCTAAGTTCTGGGAATTACCCGAAACCAAATTGCATCTCTGGTGGAATGAAAACTTTATAAAATACAAACTTGGACTTCTAACCTAA
- a CDS encoding potassium transporter Trk, producing the protein MDESNRFISKLLSFIKSMSVARAVSLSFSLAILVGSLVLFLLEGGKLSYINAFYISASAFCVTGLTPVLISTLSFPGQLALMFFIQAGGLGIIVFTVLIGVMVIRGLSRNTKLQEFMFEVLDTDPTDELRTPDDSIGQPKVLRIIVAIFNIAITIELIGAFVLYFTFPDELPANVQSRFFLALFTSISAFNNAGFSITDDISFLMYNLPSLYAIMFLILMGGIGFPVIIFIEKLMLKTLNEITSKFEVWCETHLMIKAISGEEPSPIYFFLTRLSFWTENQIATYNKSLLGESSRVQTTVILIGSFVLICIGTITVFLSEYTNEKSIGALPLDVKFANSLFVSIASRTAGFNTFDMSKLMDSSIVVICSLMFIGGGPQGTAGGIKITTFVIFLQYLKNVINSQSKVQIFGQLVSKRSVAMSIRLYFLATTTLMGAIFILSIVHPKSLLQSNQLTEIVFEVISAFGTVGFTLNFTPKITDLEKVIYSLLMYLGRIGIFTVLVAVTGNSVTSQMGEVDDGLKIQVG; encoded by the coding sequence ATGGATGAATCGAACAGGTTTATTTCTAAATTACTTTCTTTCATTAAGTCGATGTCTGTGGCTAGGGCAGTTAGTCTTAGCTTCAGTCTGGCTATTTTGGTCGGCTCTCTCGTATTATTTTTATTAGAAGGTGGAAAACTTTCCTACATAAATGCATTTTACATTTCTGCCTCTGCATTTTGCGTTACAGGCTTAACGCCAGTATTAATTAGCACACTTTCATTTCCAGGGCAACTAGCACTTATGTTTTTTATTCAAGCTGGTGGCTTAGGTATAATCGTATTTACCGTTCTAATCGGTGTGATGGTTATTCGTGGTTTGTCGCGCAATACAAAACTGCAAGAATTTATGTTTGAAGTTTTGGATACTGATCCGACTGATGAATTAAGAACGCCCGACGACTCTATTGGACAACCAAAAGTATTAAGGATCATCGTTGCCATTTTTAATATTGCTATTACAATTGAACTAATCGGAGCCTTTGTTTTATACTTTACTTTCCCTGATGAACTGCCGGCTAACGTTCAATCAAGATTCTTTTTAGCTTTATTCACTTCGATATCTGCTTTTAATAACGCTGGATTTTCTATTACAGACGACATTAGTTTTTTAATGTATAATCTACCTAGTCTTTATGCGATTATGTTTTTAATTTTAATGGGCGGAATTGGTTTTCCTGTAATTATATTTATTGAAAAATTAATGCTTAAGACATTAAACGAAATCACTTCCAAATTTGAAGTATGGTGTGAGACTCACTTAATGATAAAGGCAATTAGTGGCGAGGAACCTTCTCCGATTTATTTTTTTCTAACTAGACTTTCCTTTTGGACAGAGAATCAAATCGCCACTTATAACAAATCTCTTCTCGGTGAGTCAAGTCGTGTGCAAACAACTGTTATCCTCATCGGGAGTTTTGTTTTAATTTGTATTGGAACGATAACCGTGTTTCTTTCTGAGTATACGAATGAAAAATCTATTGGTGCTCTTCCTCTGGATGTTAAATTCGCCAATTCACTGTTTGTCTCAATTGCGTCTAGAACGGCTGGCTTCAATACTTTTGATATGTCAAAACTTATGGATTCGTCGATAGTTGTAATTTGTAGTCTGATGTTCATTGGAGGAGGACCACAAGGAACTGCTGGAGGGATCAAGATAACTACGTTTGTTATCTTTCTTCAATATTTAAAGAATGTAATCAACTCACAGAGTAAAGTCCAAATTTTCGGGCAACTTGTTTCTAAGAGATCTGTCGCAATGAGTATAAGGCTATATTTCCTAGCGACAACTACACTTATGGGCGCAATTTTTATTCTTTCTATAGTTCATCCGAAAAGTTTGCTTCAAAGTAATCAATTAACGGAAATAGTTTTCGAAGTCATATCTGCTTTTGGGACGGTAGGCTTTACTTTGAATTTTACACCCAAAATTACAGATTTAGAAAAAGTTATTTATTCCTTGTTAATGTATTTAGGACGAATAGGAATTTTTACTGTCCTAGTTGCGGTTACGGGCAACTCAGTTACTAGTCAGATGGGCGAAGTTGATGATGGATTAAAGATTCAAGTCGGTTAG
- a CDS encoding YceI family protein: protein MITRFTLFCLIICMVFLNPILSQTKEDTKVELKFSIDTRFGLGKGSFKKTSIMVKDRKAGLGIIEIDTSSIDTGNSMRDTHLRDPDFFDVQKFPKAEFEILGLEESGTDSVKGKGKLTLKGITKEYSFVASIIRTTDSEKFSGSIKINRKDYGMVYQSMMNPIEDIANLEFTVILPLKK from the coding sequence ATGATTACTAGATTTACATTATTCTGTTTGATAATTTGCATGGTTTTTTTAAATCCTATCTTATCGCAAACCAAGGAAGATACAAAAGTAGAATTAAAATTTTCTATAGACACGCGTTTTGGCTTAGGAAAAGGTTCTTTTAAAAAAACTTCTATAATGGTCAAAGACAGAAAAGCTGGATTGGGAATTATCGAAATTGATACATCTTCTATTGATACAGGAAACTCAATGAGAGACACTCATCTTCGTGATCCTGATTTTTTTGATGTTCAAAAATTTCCGAAAGCAGAGTTTGAGATTCTTGGATTAGAAGAATCTGGAACTGATTCAGTGAAAGGAAAAGGAAAATTAACTTTAAAAGGGATTACTAAAGAGTATTCCTTTGTAGCTTCGATCATCCGCACAACTGATTCTGAGAAATTTTCTGGTTCTATCAAGATTAATCGCAAAGATTATGGAATGGTTTATCAAAGTATGATGAATCCTATCGAGGATATTGCAAATCTTGAATTTACAGTGATCCTACCTCTAAAAAAGTAG
- a CDS encoding penicillin-binding protein activator LpoB has product MLRILFILTISFFFLQNCASGGQRLDETEDRVSDSGGLTRQELEIAAVKIGKDVIVHFKKNPSPKGVALAILQTKNDTSEQIPTEVFENTLVATMLSGKILTIRTDKRAEQLKEIKLSQQLGTDLSAANLKSPNYFIRTSIDENMFRSGGDKIVEQVLNVELLSIETGKSLSVIKRLTVNKL; this is encoded by the coding sequence ATGTTACGAATCTTATTTATCTTAACTATTTCTTTTTTCTTTTTGCAGAATTGTGCATCCGGTGGGCAAAGACTGGATGAAACGGAAGACCGTGTTAGTGATAGCGGTGGACTGACTCGCCAAGAATTGGAAATTGCTGCCGTCAAAATCGGCAAAGATGTCATTGTTCATTTTAAGAAGAACCCAAGCCCTAAAGGCGTTGCCCTTGCAATTCTTCAGACTAAGAATGATACGTCTGAACAAATTCCAACAGAGGTATTTGAAAATACGTTAGTCGCTACTATGCTTTCTGGAAAGATTTTAACGATCCGCACAGACAAAAGAGCAGAGCAGCTAAAAGAGATTAAACTCAGCCAGCAATTAGGAACTGATCTTTCTGCGGCTAATCTCAAATCGCCTAATTACTTTATAAGAACATCTATAGATGAAAATATGTTTCGAAGTGGTGGTGATAAAATTGTAGAGCAAGTCTTGAATGTAGAACTTTTGAGTATTGAGACAGGGAAGTCGCTTTCAGTAATAAAAAGACTTACCGTAAACAAGCTGTGA